Proteins encoded within one genomic window of Bemisia tabaci chromosome 2, PGI_BMITA_v3:
- the LOC140223983 gene encoding uncharacterized protein, whose translation MSNTSSDKENHCKCCDKCKGRINFLTTRVNCLEQALKELSSLVNTVQCKMDSKANKVSCVATTTFAAALDKARASTLNGCEIALEPKNVAVTSERPSSEDSSKSKSSSATRSSVTAGISHQKVSNCASSNKVSTQGSNLSKNSARISSINYPSSSGRSLTNDSATSSPTLKPAQTRNDPLPSTSNARPRAEMDNPVASLSTRRSPPPSSASSQGETRNISPQTYSSQCSISNIERNEHLGNAPKNVRNLHLDLFADNHGRGIGSLVKDSLNVSITEAIKPGMTFNQVIIDIEKIKIDNFCQDKIFEAVAIKNIVEKITILTVYRSDGNVLNFTDKLDKIIAGMSGKIIVAGDFNIDFLTNECNNLESCLSSHNLVKHVHVPTRQKACLDNVLSNVECIETKVEDEGKYSDHSMIIFKFRSTDGNMASGVPPIKRSFSRNNTLKFQSLVKSVSWAEVFTQLSAGNAFKIFHEKFCSLFNQAFPLINRKAVKHRQNEWYNEEIDLARTVKHELYNQSKNNLVKKSVYLDYLREYKALIDRAKREHFGKVIHNASNKGKASWRLVNENLGKGKQVNTIKSIVDKGVEITEATGIAKVFNSHFVSAPVNLVKSLYNSSAAISSHVDSGKLQSRHTFKFTNENEVVKAINDLSSSGSSGFDDISVMTIKSVSKYVVPVLVFIINLILATGEFSDILKIAKVIPLHKKDDKKHVSNYRPISILSNFGKIIEKIIYWRL comes from the exons ATGTCCAATACATCAAGTGATAAGGAGAACCATTGTAAATGCTGCGATAAGTGCAAAGGGAGAATTAACTTTCTGACCACTAGAGTAAACTGCCTTGAACAAGCTCTCAAGGAACTTAGCTCCTTAGTTAATACTGTGCAGTGTAAGATGGACTCCAAAGCTAACAAAGTTTCGTGCGTTGCGACAACTACTTTTGCTGCCGCACTTGACAAAGCCAGGGCATCTACTCTCAACGGTTGTGAAATCGCGCTAGAACCGAAAAACGTAGCTGTAACCAGTGAACGACCCAGCTCTGAGGACTCATCCAAATCTAAATCCTCCTCAGCAACACGGTCATCCGTCACTGCTGGAATCTCCCACCAAAAAGTTAGTAACTGTGCCAGCTCAAACAAGGTGAGTACACAAGGCTCAAACTTATCTAAGAACAGCGCTCGAATATCCAGTATAAACTATCCCAGTTCGTCTGGCAGGTCTTTGACAAACGACAGTGCAACCTCTAGCCCTACCTTGAAACCGGCTCAAACTAGAAATGATCCATTGCCATCGACATCAAACGCACGTCCCAGAGCAGAGATGGACAACCCCGTTGCCAGCCTTTCAACTAGAAGGAGCCCCCCTCCATCATCAGCATCCAGTCAAGGTGAAACCAGGAACATTTCACCACAGACCTATTCCAGTCAGTGTTCAATCTCTAACATCGAAAGGAATGAACATTTGGGTAATGCACCAAAGAACGTACGGAATCTTCATCTGGACCTTTTCGCGGACAATCACGGACGGGGAATAGGAAGCTTAGTTAAGGACAGTCTAAATGTCAGCATCACCGAAGCAATCAAACCCGGCATGACCTTCAATCAGGTTATTATTGATATAGAGAAAA ttaaaattgataatttctgcCAAGACAAAATCTTCGAAGCTGTTGCCATAAAAAATATAGTGGAAAAAATTACCATTCTAACTGTCTACAGATCAGATGGCAATGTACTGAATTTCACCGACAAACTAGACAAAATAATCGCAGGAATGTCAGGCAAAATTATTGTAGCTGGCGACTTTAATATTGACTTTTTAACAAACGAATGTAACAATCTAGAATCCTGTCTGTCATCACACAACCTTGTGAAGCATGTGCATGTACCTACTAGACAAAAAGCTTGTCTAGACAATGTATTAAGTAACGTGGAGTGTATTGAAACTAAGGTAGAAGACGAGGGTAAATACTCCGATCATAGCATGATTATCTTTAAGTTCAGATCAACGGACGGCAACATGGCCTCCGGAGTCCCTCCAATCAAGAGATCATTTAGTAGAAACAacaccttaaaatttcaatctcTAGTAAAATCAGTGAGCTGGGCAGAAGTCTTCACCCAGCTCTCAGCAGGCAATGCCTTTAAGATctttcacgaaaaattttgcagtttgTTTAATCAAGCTTTCCCACTAATAAATAGAAAAGCAGTGAAGCATAGACAAAATGAATGGTATAATGAAGAAATTGATCTAGCTAGAACAGTGAAGCATGAGTTGTACAACCAAAGTAAAAATAACTTAGTCAAGAAAAGTGTGTACCTCGACTATTTGCGGGAGTACAAAGCATTGATAGACAGGGCAAAAAGGGAGCACTTTGGCAAAGTCATTCACAATGCTTCGAATAAAGGAAAGGCATCGTGGAGATTAGTCAACGAAAATTTAGGAAAGGGGAAGCAAGTGAATACTATAAAAAGTATTGTTGACAAGGGAGTAGAAATAACTGAGGCGACCGGGATTGCAAAAGTGTTTAACAGTCATTTTGTCTCGGCCCCTGTTAATTTAGTTAAGTCTCTGTATAACTCCAGCGCCGCTATATCATCTCATGTTGATTCCGGAAAGTTACAGAGTAGACATACTTTCAAGTTTACCAATGAGAACGAAGTAGTGAAGGCAATCAACGATCTGTCTAGCTCAGGTTCCTCTGGGTTTGACGATATTAGCGTCATGACGATAAAGTCAGTGAGTAAGTACGTAGTACCTGTGCTTGTCTTTATCATAAACCTCATTCTTGCTACAGGGGAGTTCTCAGATATCCTCAAAATAGCAAAAGTCATTCCACTCCATAAGAAAGATGACAAGAAACATGTAAGCAACTATCGTCCGATCAGTATACTCTCAAACTTCGGCaaaatcatagaaaaaataatctattgGAGACTCTAG